One Bacillus sp. FJAT-52991 genomic region harbors:
- the menD gene encoding 2-succinyl-5-enolpyruvyl-6-hydroxy-3-cyclohexene-1-carboxylic-acid synthase, with protein sequence MSDRQKDLTLYNAHFIDGLAKAGVDSAVISPGSRSTPMAILLAEHPDIKVYIQIDERSAAFFALGLAKASNKPVALLCTSGTAAANYYPAVVEAKNARVPLIVLTSDRPHELRDVGAPQAIDQNQLYGTHVKWSAEMALPDSDENMLRYVRSAAAKSVYLASQAPAGPVHLNFPFREPLIPLYDGIFDGEEFGERNSLLLTEGKRTLPQENIEKLAHFLREKEKGIIVCGELAAEGFKEAVLALAEALGYPILADPLSGLRSGQSSESVVIDSYDAFLRSDQMKKTAAFDVVLRFGAMPVSKALTQYLKTHLNKEHLVIDGGGGWRDPIIASSHMIACDETDFCLKLGHALKKDQLNSAWLTKWIKINELAKAKMKEVQQHEELDEGKLFYQVLQKLPDESSLFVGNSMPIRDLDSFFFAQQKNIHLYANRGANGIDGLVSSALGVAAADSSLYLILGDLSFFHDLNGLLAAKLNGIKMTVIVINNNGGGIFSYLPQSSEPKHFEKLFGTPADLDFVHASKLYGGDYLKVTDMEMLHEAMAKAQEADGLFIIEAVTDREKNVVAHRQLWEKVSQEINEWLVGDDEWS encoded by the coding sequence ATGAGTGATCGTCAAAAAGATTTAACATTATATAATGCCCATTTTATTGATGGGTTAGCAAAAGCAGGAGTAGACAGCGCCGTGATTAGTCCGGGTTCGCGGTCTACTCCTATGGCAATTTTACTGGCGGAACATCCTGATATAAAGGTTTATATTCAAATTGATGAGCGTTCTGCTGCTTTCTTTGCACTAGGTTTAGCGAAGGCTTCCAACAAACCAGTCGCTTTACTTTGTACGTCAGGTACAGCGGCGGCTAATTACTATCCGGCTGTGGTAGAAGCGAAAAATGCGCGTGTTCCGTTAATTGTATTGACATCAGATCGCCCGCATGAGTTAAGGGATGTAGGGGCTCCGCAAGCGATTGATCAAAACCAGTTGTATGGTACACATGTGAAATGGTCTGCTGAGATGGCTTTGCCAGATTCGGATGAGAATATGCTGCGCTATGTTCGTTCGGCTGCAGCGAAATCGGTGTATTTAGCTTCTCAAGCTCCGGCTGGCCCTGTTCATTTGAATTTTCCGTTTCGGGAACCGTTAATTCCTCTGTATGATGGGATTTTTGATGGGGAGGAATTTGGTGAACGAAACTCTCTTTTACTAACGGAAGGAAAGCGGACGCTGCCTCAAGAGAATATCGAGAAGCTTGCTCATTTTTTAAGAGAGAAAGAAAAAGGGATCATTGTTTGCGGGGAGTTAGCCGCTGAAGGGTTTAAAGAAGCGGTGTTGGCTCTTGCTGAAGCATTGGGCTACCCAATTTTGGCTGATCCATTGTCAGGGCTTCGCAGTGGTCAGTCGTCTGAATCGGTTGTGATTGACAGCTATGATGCGTTCTTACGTAGTGATCAAATGAAAAAGACGGCCGCTTTTGATGTGGTACTTCGTTTCGGGGCAATGCCTGTTTCAAAGGCGTTGACTCAATATTTGAAAACGCACTTGAATAAAGAGCATCTCGTGATCGATGGTGGTGGAGGCTGGAGAGATCCAATCATCGCTTCCTCTCATATGATCGCTTGTGATGAAACAGACTTTTGCTTGAAGCTAGGTCACGCTTTAAAGAAGGATCAGCTAAACAGTGCTTGGTTGACTAAATGGATCAAAATAAACGAGCTAGCGAAAGCGAAAATGAAAGAGGTGCAACAGCATGAAGAGCTTGATGAAGGAAAACTCTTTTATCAAGTGTTGCAAAAGTTGCCCGATGAATCATCGTTATTCGTTGGTAACAGCATGCCGATTCGTGATTTAGATTCGTTCTTTTTTGCTCAACAAAAAAACATTCATTTGTATGCGAATCGTGGTGCCAATGGTATTGATGGCCTTGTTTCTAGTGCACTTGGAGTGGCAGCGGCCGATTCTTCCTTGTATTTAATTTTAGGTGATTTATCCTTTTTCCACGATTTAAATGGTTTGTTAGCTGCTAAGCTAAATGGCATTAAAATGACGGTGATTGTGATCAATAATAATGGTGGGGGGATATTCTCTTACTTGCCACAATCATCAGAGCCGAAGCATTTTGAAAAGCTATTTGGCACGCCGGCGGATCTTGATTTTGTCCATGCATCCAAGCTTTATGGTGGAGATTACCTAAAAGTGACGGATATGGAGATGTTACATGAGGCGATGGCAAAAGCCCAAGAAGCTGATGGATTATTTATTATAGAAGCGGTAACCGATCGTGAAAAAAATGTGGTTGCTCATCGGCAATTATGGGAGAAAGTTTCCCAGGAAATAAATGAATGGCTTGTTGGTGATGATGAATGGAGCTAA